A single window of Nicotiana sylvestris chromosome 5, ASM39365v2, whole genome shotgun sequence DNA harbors:
- the LOC104213962 gene encoding uncharacterized protein, with amino-acid sequence MTNDNSLPSELLIGRSTSSRTVFHKDDYTHLCHPLYVHPTDVLGSSLVPVPFDGIGYGSWRRTILVALSVRNKLDFINGSSIKPPDSSPLAGQWQRFSDLVVSWLTKSLSKDIARSIEYSELAKDIWTELEERYGQADVASVFELKKELAHISQGSLDIASYFNKIKQIMG; translated from the coding sequence ATGACAAATGACAATAGTCTTCCATCTGAGTTGCTTATTGGTCGCTCTACATCTTCCCGTACTGTATTTCATAAGGATGACTATACTCACCTATGTCATCCCCTTTATGTACATCCAACTGACGTGTTGGGGTCTTCACTAGTTCCTGTGCCTTTTGACGGCATTGGGTATGGGAGTTGGAGACGAACTATTCTTGTAGCCTTATCTGTTAGAAATAAATTGGATTTCATAAATGGATCCTCAATTAAACCTCCTGATAGTTCTCCCTTGGCGGGACAGTGGCAGAGGTTTAGTGATTTAGTCGTCTCATGGTTAACCAAATCCTTGTCCAAAGACATTGCTCGCAGTATTGAGTACTCTGAACTTGCCAAAGATATTTGGACTGAGTTGGAGGAAAGATATGGTCAGGCAGATGTTGCAAGTGTTTTTGAGCTTAAAAAGGAATTAGCTCACATCTCTCAAGGCTCTCTTGATATTGCCTCATATTTCAATAAGATAAAGCAAATTATGGGATGA